A genome region from Phoenix dactylifera cultivar Barhee BC4 chromosome 18, palm_55x_up_171113_PBpolish2nd_filt_p, whole genome shotgun sequence includes the following:
- the LOC103716726 gene encoding light-mediated development protein DET1 isoform X1, with translation MFRSNNLAARVFERQILTPRPGASVNLVRHFYENLVPSCTIYDIDCPDHSFRKFTDDGQYLVSFSRNHQDLIVYRPTWLSFSCEGEDCDSHSLPQKAKRFDSFFTQLYCVSLASSNEFICKDFFLYMESHQFGLFATSTAQSHDAPTTEGAIDGVPSIERITFYLVRLEDGVILDEKAFCNDFVNLAQSMGVFLYEDLLCIMSLRYQTIHILQIRDSGNLVDVRNIGIFCREDDELFINSHAHCMGILDKSKLDDLSAHEVANDVQHHQVTQGTSLLSGIKQRLLSFIFRKTWNEEADPTLSCLEKDNDEIMLLFQRVQHLKKKFYFHFQDYVDLIMWKVQFLDRHHLLIKFGSVDGGVARSTDQQPAFFAVYNMETTEIVAFYQNSSEELYSLFEQFYDYFHANSRNSLHASFISSHSNNTHALDQLWCIKNKTNNISQFVKKMMTSLPCTCQSQSPSPYFDLSLFRYDEKLISATVRHRHSTEHPIKFISRRQPNILKFKIKPGCGLCFSMFGKPAFACASTPALDLGSAPMTTISYCFLMFRSAFWLIDTTILFFILNLWRYPGCYHQCFFSLPMELPVPSLLEPQKCDARYPNNLIRKACPFSWTIL, from the exons GTTAATCTTGTTAGACATTTTTATGAGAATTTGGTTCCAAGCTGTACTATATATGATATCGATTGTCCAGACCATTCCTTTCGCAAGTTTACAGATGATGGTCAATACCTTGTGAGTTTTAGCAGGAATCACCAGGATCTGATTGTTTACAGACCCACATGGTTGTCGTTTTCGTGCGAGGGAGAAGATTGCGATTCACATAGTCTGCCCCAGAAAGCAAAGAGGTTCGACAGCTTTTTCACCCAGCTCTACTGTGTGTCTCTTGCATCCAGCAATGAGTTTATTTGCAAGGACTTCTTTCTTTATATGGAGAGCCACCAGTTCGGCTTGTTTGCAACCTCAACTGCACAAAGCCATGATGCACCTACCACAGAGGGTGCAATAGATGGAGTCCCTTCAATAGAAAGGATAACATTTTACCTTGTGAG ACTGGAAGAtggagtcatattagatgagaAAGCCTTTTGCAATGATTTTGTCAACTTGGCCCAGAGCATGGGTGTTTTCTTGTATGAGGATCTGTTGTGTATCATGTCTCTTCGATATCAAACAATACATATACTACAAATTCGGGATTCTGGAAACCTTGTTGATGTACGAAATATAGGTATATTCTGCCGAGAAGATGATGAGTTATTTATTAACTCCCATGCTCAC TGCATGGGAATCTTGGATAAATCTAAGCTAGATGATTTATCTGCCCACGAAGTAGCTAATGACGTTCAACATCACCAGGTTACACAGGGGACTTCTCTTCTTAGTGGTATCAAGCAGCGTTtgctttcatttatttttcgtaAAACATGGAATGAAGAAGCAGATCCAACTTTG AGTTGTTTGGAAAAGGATAATGATGAAATCATGCTTTTGTTCCAGAGGGTTCAACATTTAAAGAAGAAATTCTATTTTCACTTTCAAGATTATGTTGATCTCATCATGTGGAAG GTGCAGTTCTTGGATCGTCATCACCTTTTAATTAAGTTTGGCAGTGTGGATGGAGGG gtTGCCCGAAGTACTGATCAACAACCAGCATTCTTTGCTGTGTATAACATGGAAACAACAGAGATTGTTGCATTTTATCAG AATTCTTCAGAGGAGCTTTACTCATTGTTTGAGCAATTCTATGACTACTTTCATGCAAATTCGAGAAATTCTTTGCATGCAAGTTTTATATCTTCTCATTCCAATAACACCCATGCTCTCGATCAGCTTTGGTGcattaaaaacaaaacaaacaacATTTCACAG TTCGTGAAGAAGATGATGACTTCGTTACCATGCACTTGCCAGTCCCAAAGTCCTTCACCATATTTCGATCTATCACTCTTTCGGTATGATGAAAAG TTGATTTCAGCAACAGTTCGCCACAGACACTCTACTGAACATCCAATAAAGTTCATTTCAAGGAGGCAGCCGAATATCCTTAAGTTCAAGATAAAACCAG GCTGTGGCTTGTGCTTTTCTATGTTTGGTAAACCAGCTTTTGCTTGTGCTTCAACTCCCGCTCTTGACTTGGGTTCAGCCCCTATGACAACAATCAGTTACTGCTTTCTCATGTTTCGCAGTGCATTTTGGCTGATAGATACCACTATACTGTTCTTCATTTTAAACCTCTGGAGGTATCCAGGATGTTACCATCAATGCTTCTTCTCCCTTCCAATGGAGTTACCGGTGCCTTCCTTACTAGAGCCCCAGAAATGTGATGCACGTTACCCAAATAATCTGATAAGAAAAGCCTGCCCATTTTCATGGACTATTTTGTAA
- the LOC103716726 gene encoding light-mediated development protein DET1 isoform X2 translates to MFRSNNLAARVFERQILTPRPGASVNLVRHFYENLVPSCTIYDIDCPDHSFRKFTDDGQYLVSFSRNHQDLIVYRPTWLSFSCEGEDCDSHSLPQKAKRFDSFFTQLYCVSLASSNEFICKDFFLYMESHQFGLFATSTAQSHDAPTTEGAIDGVPSIERITFYLVRLEDGVILDEKAFCNDFVNLAQSMGVFLYEDLLCIMSLRYQTIHILQIRDSGNLVDVRNIGIFCREDDELFINSHAHCMGILDKSKLDDLSAHEVANDVQHHQVTQGTSLLSGIKQRLLSFIFRKTWNEEADPTLSCLEKDNDEIMLLFQRVQHLKKKFYFHFQDYVDLIMWKFLDRHHLLIKFGSVDGGVARSTDQQPAFFAVYNMETTEIVAFYQNSSEELYSLFEQFYDYFHANSRNSLHASFISSHSNNTHALDQLWCIKNKTNNISQFVKKMMTSLPCTCQSQSPSPYFDLSLFRYDEKLISATVRHRHSTEHPIKFISRRQPNILKFKIKPGCGLCFSMFGKPAFACASTPALDLGSAPMTTISYCFLMFRSAFWLIDTTILFFILNLWRYPGCYHQCFFSLPMELPVPSLLEPQKCDARYPNNLIRKACPFSWTIL, encoded by the exons GTTAATCTTGTTAGACATTTTTATGAGAATTTGGTTCCAAGCTGTACTATATATGATATCGATTGTCCAGACCATTCCTTTCGCAAGTTTACAGATGATGGTCAATACCTTGTGAGTTTTAGCAGGAATCACCAGGATCTGATTGTTTACAGACCCACATGGTTGTCGTTTTCGTGCGAGGGAGAAGATTGCGATTCACATAGTCTGCCCCAGAAAGCAAAGAGGTTCGACAGCTTTTTCACCCAGCTCTACTGTGTGTCTCTTGCATCCAGCAATGAGTTTATTTGCAAGGACTTCTTTCTTTATATGGAGAGCCACCAGTTCGGCTTGTTTGCAACCTCAACTGCACAAAGCCATGATGCACCTACCACAGAGGGTGCAATAGATGGAGTCCCTTCAATAGAAAGGATAACATTTTACCTTGTGAG ACTGGAAGAtggagtcatattagatgagaAAGCCTTTTGCAATGATTTTGTCAACTTGGCCCAGAGCATGGGTGTTTTCTTGTATGAGGATCTGTTGTGTATCATGTCTCTTCGATATCAAACAATACATATACTACAAATTCGGGATTCTGGAAACCTTGTTGATGTACGAAATATAGGTATATTCTGCCGAGAAGATGATGAGTTATTTATTAACTCCCATGCTCAC TGCATGGGAATCTTGGATAAATCTAAGCTAGATGATTTATCTGCCCACGAAGTAGCTAATGACGTTCAACATCACCAGGTTACACAGGGGACTTCTCTTCTTAGTGGTATCAAGCAGCGTTtgctttcatttatttttcgtaAAACATGGAATGAAGAAGCAGATCCAACTTTG AGTTGTTTGGAAAAGGATAATGATGAAATCATGCTTTTGTTCCAGAGGGTTCAACATTTAAAGAAGAAATTCTATTTTCACTTTCAAGATTATGTTGATCTCATCATGTGGAAG TTCTTGGATCGTCATCACCTTTTAATTAAGTTTGGCAGTGTGGATGGAGGG gtTGCCCGAAGTACTGATCAACAACCAGCATTCTTTGCTGTGTATAACATGGAAACAACAGAGATTGTTGCATTTTATCAG AATTCTTCAGAGGAGCTTTACTCATTGTTTGAGCAATTCTATGACTACTTTCATGCAAATTCGAGAAATTCTTTGCATGCAAGTTTTATATCTTCTCATTCCAATAACACCCATGCTCTCGATCAGCTTTGGTGcattaaaaacaaaacaaacaacATTTCACAG TTCGTGAAGAAGATGATGACTTCGTTACCATGCACTTGCCAGTCCCAAAGTCCTTCACCATATTTCGATCTATCACTCTTTCGGTATGATGAAAAG TTGATTTCAGCAACAGTTCGCCACAGACACTCTACTGAACATCCAATAAAGTTCATTTCAAGGAGGCAGCCGAATATCCTTAAGTTCAAGATAAAACCAG GCTGTGGCTTGTGCTTTTCTATGTTTGGTAAACCAGCTTTTGCTTGTGCTTCAACTCCCGCTCTTGACTTGGGTTCAGCCCCTATGACAACAATCAGTTACTGCTTTCTCATGTTTCGCAGTGCATTTTGGCTGATAGATACCACTATACTGTTCTTCATTTTAAACCTCTGGAGGTATCCAGGATGTTACCATCAATGCTTCTTCTCCCTTCCAATGGAGTTACCGGTGCCTTCCTTACTAGAGCCCCAGAAATGTGATGCACGTTACCCAAATAATCTGATAAGAAAAGCCTGCCCATTTTCATGGACTATTTTGTAA
- the LOC103716726 gene encoding light-mediated development protein DET1 isoform X8, whose amino-acid sequence MFRSNNLAARVFERQILTPRPGASVNLVRHFYENLVPSCTIYDIDCPDHSFRKFTDDGQYLVSFSRNHQDLIVYRPTWLSFSCEGEDCDSHSLPQKAKRFDSFFTQLYCVSLASSNEFICKDFFLYMESHQFGLFATSTAQSHDAPTTEGAIDGVPSIERITFYLVRLEDGVILDEKAFCNDFVNLAQSMGVFLYEDLLCIMSLRYQTIHILQIRDSGNLVDVRNIGIFCREDDELFINSHAHCMGILDKSKLDDLSAHEVANDVQHHQVTQGTSLLSGIKQRLLSFIFRKTWNEEADPTLSCLEKDNDEIMLLFQRVQHLKKKFYFHFQDYVDLIMWKVQFLDRHHLLIKFGSVDGGVARSTDQQPAFFAVYNMETTEIVAFYQNSSEELYSLFEQFYDYFHANSRNSLHASFISSHSNNTHALDQLWCIKNKTNNISQFVKKMMTSLPCTCQSQSPSPYFDLSLFRYDEKLISATVRHRHSTEHPIKFISRRQPNILKFKIKPGLNLKVGRDVNCFCFGWYAARSPGTRGNVKFQQLENAEGISLRAASNFNESCTWNCS is encoded by the exons GTTAATCTTGTTAGACATTTTTATGAGAATTTGGTTCCAAGCTGTACTATATATGATATCGATTGTCCAGACCATTCCTTTCGCAAGTTTACAGATGATGGTCAATACCTTGTGAGTTTTAGCAGGAATCACCAGGATCTGATTGTTTACAGACCCACATGGTTGTCGTTTTCGTGCGAGGGAGAAGATTGCGATTCACATAGTCTGCCCCAGAAAGCAAAGAGGTTCGACAGCTTTTTCACCCAGCTCTACTGTGTGTCTCTTGCATCCAGCAATGAGTTTATTTGCAAGGACTTCTTTCTTTATATGGAGAGCCACCAGTTCGGCTTGTTTGCAACCTCAACTGCACAAAGCCATGATGCACCTACCACAGAGGGTGCAATAGATGGAGTCCCTTCAATAGAAAGGATAACATTTTACCTTGTGAG ACTGGAAGAtggagtcatattagatgagaAAGCCTTTTGCAATGATTTTGTCAACTTGGCCCAGAGCATGGGTGTTTTCTTGTATGAGGATCTGTTGTGTATCATGTCTCTTCGATATCAAACAATACATATACTACAAATTCGGGATTCTGGAAACCTTGTTGATGTACGAAATATAGGTATATTCTGCCGAGAAGATGATGAGTTATTTATTAACTCCCATGCTCAC TGCATGGGAATCTTGGATAAATCTAAGCTAGATGATTTATCTGCCCACGAAGTAGCTAATGACGTTCAACATCACCAGGTTACACAGGGGACTTCTCTTCTTAGTGGTATCAAGCAGCGTTtgctttcatttatttttcgtaAAACATGGAATGAAGAAGCAGATCCAACTTTG AGTTGTTTGGAAAAGGATAATGATGAAATCATGCTTTTGTTCCAGAGGGTTCAACATTTAAAGAAGAAATTCTATTTTCACTTTCAAGATTATGTTGATCTCATCATGTGGAAG GTGCAGTTCTTGGATCGTCATCACCTTTTAATTAAGTTTGGCAGTGTGGATGGAGGG gtTGCCCGAAGTACTGATCAACAACCAGCATTCTTTGCTGTGTATAACATGGAAACAACAGAGATTGTTGCATTTTATCAG AATTCTTCAGAGGAGCTTTACTCATTGTTTGAGCAATTCTATGACTACTTTCATGCAAATTCGAGAAATTCTTTGCATGCAAGTTTTATATCTTCTCATTCCAATAACACCCATGCTCTCGATCAGCTTTGGTGcattaaaaacaaaacaaacaacATTTCACAG TTCGTGAAGAAGATGATGACTTCGTTACCATGCACTTGCCAGTCCCAAAGTCCTTCACCATATTTCGATCTATCACTCTTTCGGTATGATGAAAAG TTGATTTCAGCAACAGTTCGCCACAGACACTCTACTGAACATCCAATAAAGTTCATTTCAAGGAGGCAGCCGAATATCCTTAAGTTCAAGATAAAACCAG GACTTAACCTTAAAGTTGGCAGGGATGTAAATTGTTTCTGCTTTGGTTGGTATGCTGCCCGATCTCCAGGTACTCGGGGCAATGTTAAATTTCAACAGTTGGAGAATGCTGAGGGGATTTCTTTGAGGGCTGCTTCCAATTTCAATGAATCATGTACTTGGAATTGCAGCTAA
- the LOC103716726 gene encoding light-mediated development protein DET1 isoform X10: protein MFRSNNLAARVFERQILTPRPGASVNLVRHFYENLVPSCTIYDIDCPDHSFRKFTDDGQYLVSFSRNHQDLIVYRPTWLSFSCEGEDCDSHSLPQKAKRFDSFFTQLYCVSLASSNEFICKDFFLYMESHQFGLFATSTAQSHDAPTTEGAIDGVPSIERITFYLVRLEDGVILDEKAFCNDFVNLAQSMGVFLYEDLLCIMSLRYQTIHILQIRDSGNLVDVRNIGIFCREDDELFINSHAHCMGILDKSKLDDLSAHEVANDVQHHQVTQGTSLLSGIKQRLLSFIFRKTWNEEADPTLRVQHLKKKFYFHFQDYVDLIMWKVQFLDRHHLLIKFGSVDGGVARSTDQQPAFFAVYNMETTEIVAFYQNSSEELYSLFEQFYDYFHANSRNSLHASFISSHSNNTHALDQLWCIKNKTNNISQFVKKMMTSLPCTCQSQSPSPYFDLSLFRYDEKLISATVRHRHSTEHPIKFISRRQPNILKFKIKPGPEAGGSDGRPKRISSFLFHPYLPFALSIQQTYMQPTVVNIHFRR, encoded by the exons GTTAATCTTGTTAGACATTTTTATGAGAATTTGGTTCCAAGCTGTACTATATATGATATCGATTGTCCAGACCATTCCTTTCGCAAGTTTACAGATGATGGTCAATACCTTGTGAGTTTTAGCAGGAATCACCAGGATCTGATTGTTTACAGACCCACATGGTTGTCGTTTTCGTGCGAGGGAGAAGATTGCGATTCACATAGTCTGCCCCAGAAAGCAAAGAGGTTCGACAGCTTTTTCACCCAGCTCTACTGTGTGTCTCTTGCATCCAGCAATGAGTTTATTTGCAAGGACTTCTTTCTTTATATGGAGAGCCACCAGTTCGGCTTGTTTGCAACCTCAACTGCACAAAGCCATGATGCACCTACCACAGAGGGTGCAATAGATGGAGTCCCTTCAATAGAAAGGATAACATTTTACCTTGTGAG ACTGGAAGAtggagtcatattagatgagaAAGCCTTTTGCAATGATTTTGTCAACTTGGCCCAGAGCATGGGTGTTTTCTTGTATGAGGATCTGTTGTGTATCATGTCTCTTCGATATCAAACAATACATATACTACAAATTCGGGATTCTGGAAACCTTGTTGATGTACGAAATATAGGTATATTCTGCCGAGAAGATGATGAGTTATTTATTAACTCCCATGCTCAC TGCATGGGAATCTTGGATAAATCTAAGCTAGATGATTTATCTGCCCACGAAGTAGCTAATGACGTTCAACATCACCAGGTTACACAGGGGACTTCTCTTCTTAGTGGTATCAAGCAGCGTTtgctttcatttatttttcgtaAAACATGGAATGAAGAAGCAGATCCAACTTTG AGGGTTCAACATTTAAAGAAGAAATTCTATTTTCACTTTCAAGATTATGTTGATCTCATCATGTGGAAG GTGCAGTTCTTGGATCGTCATCACCTTTTAATTAAGTTTGGCAGTGTGGATGGAGGG gtTGCCCGAAGTACTGATCAACAACCAGCATTCTTTGCTGTGTATAACATGGAAACAACAGAGATTGTTGCATTTTATCAG AATTCTTCAGAGGAGCTTTACTCATTGTTTGAGCAATTCTATGACTACTTTCATGCAAATTCGAGAAATTCTTTGCATGCAAGTTTTATATCTTCTCATTCCAATAACACCCATGCTCTCGATCAGCTTTGGTGcattaaaaacaaaacaaacaacATTTCACAG TTCGTGAAGAAGATGATGACTTCGTTACCATGCACTTGCCAGTCCCAAAGTCCTTCACCATATTTCGATCTATCACTCTTTCGGTATGATGAAAAG TTGATTTCAGCAACAGTTCGCCACAGACACTCTACTGAACATCCAATAAAGTTCATTTCAAGGAGGCAGCCGAATATCCTTAAGTTCAAGATAAAACCAG GACCCGAGGCTGGTGGTTCTGATGGCAGGCCAAAGAGAATTTCATCATTCCTGTTCCATCCTTACTTACCATTTGCTCTTTCCATCCAGCAGACATATATGCAACCAACTGTTGTGAATATACATTTCCGGAGATGA
- the LOC103716726 gene encoding light-mediated development protein DET1 isoform X11, whose product MFRSNNLAARVFERQILTPRPGASVNLVRHFYENLVPSCTIYDIDCPDHSFRKFTDDGQYLVSFSRNHQDLIVYRPTWLSFSCEGEDCDSHSLPQKAKRFDSFFTQLYCVSLASSNEFICKDFFLYMESHQFGLFATSTAQSHDAPTTEGAIDGVPSIERITFYLVRLEDGVILDEKAFCNDFVNLAQSMGVFLYEDLLCIMSLRYQTIHILQIRDSGNLVDVRNIGIFCREDDELFINSHAHVTQGTSLLSGIKQRLLSFIFRKTWNEEADPTLRVQHLKKKFYFHFQDYVDLIMWKVQFLDRHHLLIKFGSVDGGVARSTDQQPAFFAVYNMETTEIVAFYQNSSEELYSLFEQFYDYFHANSRNSLHASFISSHSNNTHALDQLWCIKNKTNNISQFVKKMMTSLPCTCQSQSPSPYFDLSLFRYDEKLISATVRHRHSTEHPIKFISRRQPNILKFKIKPGPEAGGSDGRPKRISSFLFHPYLPFALSIQQTYMQPTVVNIHFRR is encoded by the exons GTTAATCTTGTTAGACATTTTTATGAGAATTTGGTTCCAAGCTGTACTATATATGATATCGATTGTCCAGACCATTCCTTTCGCAAGTTTACAGATGATGGTCAATACCTTGTGAGTTTTAGCAGGAATCACCAGGATCTGATTGTTTACAGACCCACATGGTTGTCGTTTTCGTGCGAGGGAGAAGATTGCGATTCACATAGTCTGCCCCAGAAAGCAAAGAGGTTCGACAGCTTTTTCACCCAGCTCTACTGTGTGTCTCTTGCATCCAGCAATGAGTTTATTTGCAAGGACTTCTTTCTTTATATGGAGAGCCACCAGTTCGGCTTGTTTGCAACCTCAACTGCACAAAGCCATGATGCACCTACCACAGAGGGTGCAATAGATGGAGTCCCTTCAATAGAAAGGATAACATTTTACCTTGTGAG ACTGGAAGAtggagtcatattagatgagaAAGCCTTTTGCAATGATTTTGTCAACTTGGCCCAGAGCATGGGTGTTTTCTTGTATGAGGATCTGTTGTGTATCATGTCTCTTCGATATCAAACAATACATATACTACAAATTCGGGATTCTGGAAACCTTGTTGATGTACGAAATATAGGTATATTCTGCCGAGAAGATGATGAGTTATTTATTAACTCCCATGCTCAC GTTACACAGGGGACTTCTCTTCTTAGTGGTATCAAGCAGCGTTtgctttcatttatttttcgtaAAACATGGAATGAAGAAGCAGATCCAACTTTG AGGGTTCAACATTTAAAGAAGAAATTCTATTTTCACTTTCAAGATTATGTTGATCTCATCATGTGGAAG GTGCAGTTCTTGGATCGTCATCACCTTTTAATTAAGTTTGGCAGTGTGGATGGAGGG gtTGCCCGAAGTACTGATCAACAACCAGCATTCTTTGCTGTGTATAACATGGAAACAACAGAGATTGTTGCATTTTATCAG AATTCTTCAGAGGAGCTTTACTCATTGTTTGAGCAATTCTATGACTACTTTCATGCAAATTCGAGAAATTCTTTGCATGCAAGTTTTATATCTTCTCATTCCAATAACACCCATGCTCTCGATCAGCTTTGGTGcattaaaaacaaaacaaacaacATTTCACAG TTCGTGAAGAAGATGATGACTTCGTTACCATGCACTTGCCAGTCCCAAAGTCCTTCACCATATTTCGATCTATCACTCTTTCGGTATGATGAAAAG TTGATTTCAGCAACAGTTCGCCACAGACACTCTACTGAACATCCAATAAAGTTCATTTCAAGGAGGCAGCCGAATATCCTTAAGTTCAAGATAAAACCAG GACCCGAGGCTGGTGGTTCTGATGGCAGGCCAAAGAGAATTTCATCATTCCTGTTCCATCCTTACTTACCATTTGCTCTTTCCATCCAGCAGACATATATGCAACCAACTGTTGTGAATATACATTTCCGGAGATGA